In Tursiops truncatus isolate mTurTru1 chromosome X, mTurTru1.mat.Y, whole genome shotgun sequence, the following proteins share a genomic window:
- the DDX53 gene encoding LOW QUALITY PROTEIN: DEAD box protein 53 (The sequence of the model RefSeq protein was modified relative to this genomic sequence to represent the inferred CDS: inserted 2 bases in 2 codons; substituted 6 bases at 6 genomic stop codons), translating to MAWAPERKRAEPNWRALRAGQDGMGGRGRGCSSTSSHLEPRAFGSQEQPLCFQTRNSMVGAVTGHGGSKIKDIQDMTRTKIQIIKGDSEAEVNIFGSKDMKAKAKAATETLVKKQERHYSSESSVDNATSQPSVXRGSSRDNAARGAQPLTDXDQVKAEVVQWEKRKWADLSPIKKNFYIESKATRSLSQVQVDTWRKENFNIMCDDLKDGENRPIPNPICKFEDAFQHYPELMKSTENAGFXNPMPIQSQAWPTILQGIDLIGIAQTGTGKTLSYLTHGFIHLHSPPIPREQRNGPSMLVLTPTRELALQVEAECSKYSYKGLKSVCIYGGGNRKGQIQDVTKGVDIIIATPGRLSDLQMNNFVNLRSITYLVLDEAEKVLDLESEHQIMKILLAVRPDRQTVMTRATWPDTICPLAQSYLKEPMIIYTGTLDLVNVYTVKQNIIVTTEEEKRSLIXEFLQSLSPKDKVIVSVSRKLVADDLSRDLSNQGITVQSLHSDREQSDREPALEDLKSGKVKILIATDLASXGLDISDVTHMYSYNSPWNTEEYVHRVGRTGRAGEMGISVTVTLMTQGDWKIAGKLIKVLQRAHQRVPEDLVSMXEXYKLPRQQRDPKNKSRKSXEKSRKFY from the exons ATGGCATGGGCCCCAGAGCGGAAGAGGGCGGAGCCGAATTGGAGAGCTCTCAGGGCCGGCCAGGATGGGATgggtggcagaggcaggggctgcagcAGCACCTCCAGCCACCTGGAGCCTAGGGCTTTCGGCTCCCAAGAACAACCGCTCTGCTTTCAAACAAGGAACAGTATGGTTGGTGCGGTGACTGGTCATGGTGgatcaaaaataaaagacattcaggATATGACACGCACCAAAATACAGATCATAAAAGGTGATTCTGAAGCAGAGGTAAACATTTTTGGCAGCAAAGACATGAAAGCCAAGGCCAAAGCAGCTACAGAAACTCTtgttaagaaacaagaaagacaCTACAGTTCAGAATCCAGTGTTGATAATGCCACATCCCAACCCTCTG GAAGAGGCTCAAGCAGAGATAACGCTGCTAGAGGAGCTCAGCCACTGACAGACTAGGATCAAGTAAAGGCCGAAGTTGTacagtgggaaaaaagaaaatgggcagaTTTATCACCAATTAAGAAAAACTTTTACATAGAATCCAAAGCAACAAGGTCATTGTCTCAAGTGCAAGTAGACACttggagaaaggaaaatttcaacATAATGTGTGATGACTTGAAAGATGGTGAAAATCGTCCCATCCCCAATCCGATTTGCAAATTTGAAGATGCTTTCCAACATTATCCTGAACTTATGAAAAGCACTGAAAATGCTGGTTTTTGAAACCCAATGCCAATTCAGTCACAGGCATGGCCTACTATTCTACAAGGAATAGATCTTATAGGAATTGCCCAAACTGGAACGGGCAAAACACTGTCCTATTTAACACATGGGTTTATTCATCTCCATTCTCCACCAATACCTAGAGAACAAAGGAATGGACCCAGCATGCTAGTCCTTACACCCACTAGAGAATTAGCTCTTCAGGTGGAAGCTGAATGTTCTAAGTATTCATACAAAGGTCTTAAAAGTGTTTGTATATATGGCGGTGgaaacagaaaaggacaaatacaagATGTTACTAAAGGCGTAGACATCATCATTGCAACTCCCGGAAGACTCAGTGATCTGCAAATGAATAACTTTGTCAACCTAAGAAGCATAACCTACTTAGTCTTAGATGAGGCAGAAAAAGTGCTGGATCTGGAGTCTGAACATCAAATAATGAAGATTTTATTAGCTGTGCGCCCAGACCGGCAGACTGTTATGACAAGGGCAACTTGGCCAGATACCATTTGTCCACTTGCACAATCTTATTTGAAAGAGCCTATGATTATTTATACTGGTACTCTGGATCTAGTTAATGTATACACAGTGAAGCAAAATATAATTGTtaccacagaagaagaaaaacgaTCTCTTATCTGAGAATTCCTACAGAGCTTGTCACCCAAAGACAAAGTCATCGTATCTGTCAGCAGAAAACTTGTTGCTGATGACTTATCAAGAGATTTAAGTAACCAAGGCATAACTGTACAATCCCTGCACAGTGACAGAGAACAGAGTGACCGTGAGCCAGCATTAGAGGACTTGAAGAGTGGAAAAGTGAAAATACTGATTGCTACTGATTTAGCATCCTAAGGCCTTGATATTAGTGATGTCACACACATGTATAGTTACAATTCTCCATGGAATACTGAAGAATATGTACACAGAGTAGGGCGTACTGGAAGAGCAGGAGAGATGGGCATATCAGTTACAGTTACCCTTATGACTCAAGGTGATTGGAAGATTGCCGGTAAATTGATTAAAGTTCTGCAAAGAGCACATCAGAGAGTCCCAGAAGATCTTGTATCGA CTGAGTGATACAAATTACCTAGACAACAAAGGGacccaaaaaataaatcaagaaaatcttaagaaaaatccagaaagttttACTGA